From the Primulina tabacum isolate GXHZ01 chromosome 3, ASM2559414v2, whole genome shotgun sequence genome, one window contains:
- the LOC142540379 gene encoding superoxide dismutase [Mn], mitochondrial-like, translating into MALRSLTRCTPRNASFGFRSLQTFSLPDLSYDYDALEPAISGEIMQLHHQKHHQTYITNYNKALEQLDAAVSKGDASTVVKLQSAIKFNGGGHVNHSVFWKNLAPVREGGGEPPKGSLGSAIDSNFGSLEALIQKVNAEGAALQGSGWVWLAADKELKRLVIETTSNQDPLVTKGPSLVPLLGIDVWEHAYYLQYKNVRPDYLKNIWKVINWKYASEVYDEESP; encoded by the exons ATGGCGCTTCGATCCCTCACCAGATGTACCCCAAGGAACGCATCTTTTGGGTTTCGCAGTCTGCAGACGTTTTCGCTTCCCGATCTGTCCTACGATTATGATGCGCTGGAGCCCGCCATCAGCGGCGAGATCATGCAGCTCCATCACCAGAAGCACCACCAGACATATATAACGAATTACAATAAAGCCCTCGAGCAGCTCGATGCTGCCGTTTCGAAGGGAGACGCCTCGACCGTAGTTAAGTTGCAGAGTGCCATTAAGTTCAATGGCGGAG GTCACGTTAATCACTCAGTCTTCTGGAAGAACCTTGCACCTGTTCGA GAAGGTGGTGGTGAACCTCCTAAGGGTTCTTTAGGTTCCGCTATTGACAGTAACTTTGGCTCGTTGGAAGCTCTAATTCAAAAGGTGAACGCAGAAGGTGCTGCATTGCAGGGTTCTGGATGGGTG TGGCTTGCTGCGGACAAAGAATTGAAGCGTCTCGTGATTGAAACAACTTCAAATCAG GACCCACTGGTTACTAAAGGACCAAGTTTGGTTCCCCTGCTTGGGATTGATGTATGGGAGCATGCATACTATTTGCAG TACAAAAACGTGAGACCAGACTACCTAAAGAACATATGGAAAGTCATCAACTGGAAATATGCTAGTGAAGTTTACGATGAAGAGTCCCCATGA